The Streptomyces capitiformicae genome contains the following window.
GCCCTGGAGGATGCCCTGGGTGCCGATGTAGATCCAGGAGCCGGCGGTCATCTGCCCGTACATGGTGAGGCCGAGCTGTTCCAGGCGGCGGAACTCCTCCCAGTTCGCCCAGTCGCCGACGAGGTTGGAGTTGGCGATGAGGACGCGCGGGGCCCACTCGTGGGTCTGCATGACACCGACCGGCCGGCCCGACTGGACCAGCATCGTCTCGTCCTGCTTCAGCGTCCGCAGCGTACGGACCATCGCGTCGAAGGAGCGCCAGTCACGGGCGGCCTTGCCCGTGCCGCCGTAGACGACGAGCTTGTCGGGGTGCTCGGCGACCTCGGGATCGAGGTTGTTCTGCAGCATGCGCAGGGCGGCTTCCTGCTGCCAGCCCAGGGCACTCAGTTCCGTACCGCGCGGCGCTTGGACGGGGCGGGGTCCTGACACGGGTCTGCCTCCTCGCTTTACAGCAACTATTCACATCCTGACTTGATGAATAGAGCTAGTCAATACGGCCGTACGGCCCGCGACGGCGCGCCTCGGGTGTTTGGCTGGACACACTGGCCGTACCGGCTTTGGGAACGACACGACCACGGGGGACGAGATGGGAGACCGGTTGTTCGACACCGACGAGGGCCGCGCCACCCGGCGGGACGACGCCGTGCGGGCGGCCGTGGAGCAGGGGCTGGTCGGCCCCGGCAGCCCGGTCGTCGGCCTGCTGGACGTCACCGGGATCCGGGCCTCGGCGGCGGCGTTGCGGAGGGCGTTCGACGCGGTGACGGCGCCCGGCACGCCCGTACTGCACGCGTTCGCGGTGAAGGCGACGCCGCTGGTACCGGTACTGCGGCTGCTGCGCGAGGCGGGGATCGGCGCGGAGGTGGCGAGCGCCGGGGAGCTGGCCCTGGCGCGGGCGGCCGGGGTGTCACCGAAACAGACGGTGCTCGACTCCCCCGCCAAGACCCCGGCCGAGCTGCGGGAGGCGCTGGCGCTGGGTATCGCGGTCAACGCGGACAATCCGCAGGAGCTGGACCGCATCGACGCGCTCGTACGGTCGGCCACCACCCGCTCCCCGCTCGGCATCCGGGTGAACCCGCAGGTCGGCGGCGGCACGATCGACGCGCTGTCCACGGCGACGGCCACGTCGAAGTTCGGGATCGCGCTACGGGACGAGGGCGCCCGGGAGTGGGTCGTACGGGCGTATCTGGACCGGCCCTGGCTGAGCCGGCTGCACGCGCACACCGGCTCGCAGGGCATGCCGCTCTCACTGATGACGCGGGGGATCACCGAGACGTACGAGCTGGCCGAGGAGATCAACCGGCGGATCGGGCGGCAACAGATCGACACGATCGACATCGGCGGCGGGCTGCCGGTGAACTTCGCGTCGGAGGCGGCGACACCGACGTACGCGCAGTACGCGGGGCTGCTGGCGGAGGCGGTGCCGGGGCTGTTCGACGGGCGGTACGGGCTGGTCACCGAGTTCGGGCGGTCGTTGCTCGCGAAGCACGGGACGGTTCTCGCGCGGGTGGAGTACACGAAGCGCTCCGGCGGACGGCCCATCGCGGTCACCCACGCGGGCGTGCAGGTGGCGACGCGGACGGTGTACGCGCCGGGGTCGTGGCCGCTGCGGATCGTCGCGTACGACGGGAAGGGGCGCGCCAAGGAGGGGCCGCCGGTGGTGCAGGACGTGGCCGGGCCCGCCTGCTTCGCGGGGGATCTGCTGGCGGAGGAGCGGGCGTTGCCGCTGTTCGAGCCGGGGGATTACGCGGCCGCGTTGGACACCGGCGCGTACTACTTCGCGCATCACTATGCGTACAACTCTCTGCCTCGGCCCGGGATTTATGGGTACGCCCCCGGCGAGGGGGAGATGCGGTTCGCGATGGTACGGGCGCCGCAGACCGCGGAGGAGATCGTGGCGGAGGCGGGCGGAGGGGAGATGTCGGGGCTTCTGGGGCTTTGACGGGCGCCTCAGAGCTCGGGGGGACTGTCGCGTGGCGGCCTGTGTGTTGTTCGTGGCTTGTCGCGCAGTTCCCCGCGTCCCTAGGTGATGGGGGCACTCGGGAGTGCCAAGCGCTCTCATTTGCGCGCCCCTCAAGCCCCCCAGAATGGGTGAGGGTCGGCGTCGCGTCCGACCGCCGCCATGCGGTTCGACCGCATATCCCCACCTCAGCGCGTCGGCACTTTATGCGGGCCTCAACCCGCCTGAAAACCAGTCAAGTCGACCCACCTTAGTCATGCGTCGGCATGTTCCGCTGGAAAATGCCAGATTCCTCACTCCTCGCGCACACGTTGCGTAG
Protein-coding sequences here:
- a CDS encoding type III PLP-dependent enzyme domain-containing protein produces the protein MGDRLFDTDEGRATRRDDAVRAAVEQGLVGPGSPVVGLLDVTGIRASAAALRRAFDAVTAPGTPVLHAFAVKATPLVPVLRLLREAGIGAEVASAGELALARAAGVSPKQTVLDSPAKTPAELREALALGIAVNADNPQELDRIDALVRSATTRSPLGIRVNPQVGGGTIDALSTATATSKFGIALRDEGAREWVVRAYLDRPWLSRLHAHTGSQGMPLSLMTRGITETYELAEEINRRIGRQQIDTIDIGGGLPVNFASEAATPTYAQYAGLLAEAVPGLFDGRYGLVTEFGRSLLAKHGTVLARVEYTKRSGGRPIAVTHAGVQVATRTVYAPGSWPLRIVAYDGKGRAKEGPPVVQDVAGPACFAGDLLAEERALPLFEPGDYAAALDTGAYYFAHHYAYNSLPRPGIYGYAPGEGEMRFAMVRAPQTAEEIVAEAGGGEMSGLLGL